CCAGCGGGGCGTTCCAGTCGATGTCGACGACCGGTGCGTAGGACTTTTTCACCGAGCCCTTCAGCAGGCGCTCGGCAAATTCCTCCCGGGTCGGTTCGCTCGGCCGCACCGCACTGGTCATGACGGAAATCCCTTCTCGCTCGGACTTGTAAAAACTAGGAGCCACACCAAGAGATGTCAATACCGACGGTACCGGATACCGCCGGTTCTTTTTGTGACGCCCGTCACAGTAGATGGCCGGGCTGAAGCCTCCGCTGAAATATCGCCGTCTAGGTCGGAATCCGGCAGGTCGCAACCATTACCGAGCGGGGCGTCGGCTGCCACAATTGTGGCCATGCGCCCGGGTCTGGCGGACCGAAAAGCCGAGACGTCAGCGGTGTGCGCTTTCCTGGACGCGGTCCTGACCGAGCCCGCGACGCTGCTGCTCGAAGGCGAAGCGGGCATCGGTAAGTCCACGCTGCTGTGGGAGGCGGCCGCCGCCGCGGCCGACCGGGGCTACCAGGTGCTCTCGGCGGCGGGCGCTCCGACCGAGGTCCGCTACGCCTACGCCGCGGTGGCTGACCTGCTCGGCGGTGTCGACGCCGAGGTGCTGGCACAGTTGCCCGACGAACAGCGTGCGGCAGTCGATCGGATCCTGCTCGGCGGTGGTGACGGGCCGGCGAGCGATGAGCGGATGGTCGCCACCGCCTTCCTGGCGGTACTTCGCCGATTGAGTTCGGTTGCACCGGTGCTGCTGTGTATCGACGACGTTCAGTGGCTCGACATGTCGAGCCAGATGGCGATCGGGTTCGCCGAACGACGGCTCACCGGACGGATCGGTCTGTTGCTCGCCGTGCGGACCGGGGCCATGGGTGCTGCCGACATGAGTTGGCTGAATCCGGTACGGCCCGAAGCAGTGGCGCGTCTGCGGATCGCTCCGCTGACCCTCGGTGGCGTGCATGCGCTGATATCCGCCCGGCTGGGGCACACCATGCCCCGCCCGTCGATCACCCGAATTCATGAAATCTCGGGCGGTAACCCATTTTTCGCTCTCGAACTGGCGCGGTTCATCGCCGAGGATCCCACCCGTGCCGCGGTTGAACTCCCCGATGCTCTCGCCGCGCTGGTGGGTCATCACATCGGGCGTTCCGACGACAACGACGTCGCCGCTGTGCTGTTGGCCGCGGCCTGTGCCGCGTCGCCCACTGTCGAACGGGTAAGCCTGGCTACCGGAATCGGCTCCGATCGCGTCGTCGAGCTGGTCGAATCCGAGCACGCCAGCGGGGTGGTCGAGATCGACGGCAGCCGGATCCGGTTTCACCATCCGCTGTTCGCCACCGGTGTCTACAGCGCCGCCGGACCGGCGGCGCGCCGAGCAATGCACCGTCGCCTCGCCGAGACAGTCGAAGAAGCTGAGTTGACCGCGCGTCACCTGGCTTTGGCGGCCACCAGCGCCGACCCGCAGGTGTTGCAGGCGCTCGACGAGGCCGCCGCGGTCACCCGGGCCCGCGGAGCCCCCGCGGTAGCGGCGGAGTTGATCGAACTCGCGATCAATCTGGGCGGTGATACCCCGCTGCGGCGGATGGGTGCTGCTGAACAGCACTTTCGCGCCGGAGCTATCGCGCCGACGCGTGCCCACCTGCAAGCGATCTTGGACGGGTCGTCGTCGCCGCCGGAGTTGCGCTGTCTGTCGATGATCGCCCTGGCCGCAGTCACCGGCTACGACGGGAGTTTGGTGACCGCGGCCGAGCTGTTGGCGCAGGCCATCGACCAGTCCGCAGACAATCCGGTGCTACAGCTTCAGGCTCGACTGCTACTGGTGCCGCTCGCGAGGGTGATCGGGAACGGCCAGGAATCGGTCGACCTCGCTCGCGTAGCCGTGGCGCAAGCCGATCAGCTCGGTATCCCCGGATTGCGCAGCCAGGCGTTGACGATTCAGGCCCTGGTTCGCCTCTGGCACGGCCTTGGTCTCGATCCGCCCACATTGCAGCTGGCGCTGGAACTGGAGGATCCGAACGGCGGTCCGGCCGCGACTTACCGAGCCGGCACCGTTGCGCCGGTGATTCGTTCCTGGACTGGGGAACTGAATGATGCACCGAACCAGATTCGTACCATCCGGCACCGGCTTCTCGAAAGTGGGACCGAGACCGACATCCTCTGGATGGCCGACTACGCCACGATGGTCGAGCTCTGGCTGGGCCACTATGCGGTAGCGGGGGCGATAGCCGACGAGGCTGTGCAACGCGCCGAGCAGATGGGCGCCGCCATGGTGTTGGTGTGCGCGTGGGCACGCCGGGCCGCGGTGGCTTCTTACACCGGTGCCCTCGACGTGGCCCGCCGCGCCGCGGGTGCGGTCATCGACACCTGCCTCGCCAGTGGAGACCTGATGCACCGGCAATCGGCAACAGCCACCCTGGGCTTCCTCGACGTGTCATTGGGCGACCACGCCTCCGCGATCACGACGCTGGCGCCATTGGTGACTGCGTTCGATCCGGACCACGACACCGAAATGGTGGTCGGCGCCTACCTGCCCGACGCCGTAGAGGCGCTCACCGCACTGGGACGCCTCGACGAGGCCGAACCGCTGATCGTTGCGCTGGAGACCAACGGCGCGCGGCTAGATCGGCCGTGGATGCTGGCGATGGGCGCCCGCGGCCGCAGCCACTGGCTGGCGGCACGCGGTGAACTCGACGCCGCCGAGCGGACGGCCATCGAGGCGCTGCTTCACCACGGGCGGCTGCCGATGCCGTTCGAGACGGCGCGCACCCAGTTGTTGCTGGGCCAGGTTCAGCGGCGTCGCCGCCGCAAACAGGACGCTCAGGCGAGCTTGGGCACGGCGCTGGCCACCTTCGAACGGCTGGGGGCTCCGCTGTGGGCCCACCGTGCCCGCGCCGAGCTGGACCGCATGACAGCGGCGGCCTCGGGTGCCGGGCTGACCACCGCGGAGCGGCGGGTCGCCGACCGTGCGGCCGCGGGACTGTCCAACAAGCAGATCGCCGCGGAACTGTTCATCGCGGAGAAGACCGTCGAGATGACGCTGAGCACGGTGTACCGCAAGTTGGGCATCCGCTCCCGCGCCGGGTTGTTCGCCGCGCTCAATTCAGGAGATGTCCAGGGAAAACCCTGATTCCCTACGGGGTGGGGTTGGCTAGCGTCGAGCGAATGGACGACAGCGACGTGGCGCGTCAGTGTTTCTTGGTGGAGTGGTATCAACCGGACCTGGCCGAATCAACCGTCGACGCTGTTATCGACCGGCTGGCATCGGCCGCGGCTGCCGTACACGGGAGGCTGGTGGTCGCCTTGACCTCGCCCAGCGACGAGACCTTGTTCGGGGTGGTCGCCGCCGATTCCCCTGACGCGGTGGTGACGGCATGTCGTGAGGCCGGGTGGCATGTCGACCGGATCACGGCTGGGGTGCGGGCCCGCGCCGAGGCCGCCGGGAGCTGGCTTTAGTCGGATCTGGGAATGTCCCGGGCTTTCGGCCCGACGCAATTGAGAAAGTCAGGTTTTCGTCGTTTGCCCCGTGGCAAGATCTGCGCATGGGACCCTTCCTGCTCCGCGCCGCGCTGACCGGACTCGCCTTGTGGATCGTCACTCAGATCGTTCCGGGGATCGAGATCGTCGGCGGCGACACCACGCTGCAACGGGTGGGCATCATCTTCGTCATCGCCTTGATCTTCGGGCTGGTGAACGCCTTCATCAAACCGGTGGTACAGCTGCTGTCGATCCCGCTGTACATCGTCACCTTGGGGCTGTTCCACATAGTGGTCAATGCGCTGATGCTCTGGATCACCGCGTGGATCACCGACAAGACCGCCAAGCACTGGGGTCTCTACATCGCCGATTTCTGGTGGGACGCGATCTGGGCGGCGATCGTCTTGTCGTTGGTGGGCTGGGTGTTGTCGCTGGTCGCCGGACGCATCGCCAGGTAGGTCAGTCGCGGCGATCAGTCATCGTCGGCGGCTTGGGCGCCGGCCAATGCCGCGGACAATCCGGCTCGCGAGCGGATGCCCAGTTTGCGGTAGACCCGGCTCAGATTCATTTCGACGGTCTTGGCCGAGATGTAGAGCTGCGCCGCGATCTGTTTGTTGGACATGCCGCCCGCCGCCAGGACTGCCACCCGGTGCTCGGCGACGGTCAAAGTTGCGGTGGCACCGTGGGTCTGGTCGATGCGGCCCAGTTCGGCCTGTGCTCGCGCTGCCCACAGCGGCGCGCCGAGCTGTTGAAATATCTGCAGTGCGGCACGCAGGCTCGCCGTTGCACTCGACTGGCGTCGTCGGCGGCGCTGCACCGTGCCCAGCAGCAACTGGGTGCGGGCCTGCTCGAAGGGCATCGGCAGCCGCGCATGCTGTGTCATCGCCCGATCGAGGGCCGCGAGCGCGGCCGGCAACTCGCCGCGGGCAGCCAACACATGTGCTCGCCCGCGCGCCGCCACCGCGAGCGTCCACGGCCAATCATGGATGGTGCCGTGCTGCTCGAGCGTGTCGACCAGATACTGGGCGTCGTCGAGGTGACCCAGCGCGGTCAGCGTTTCGATGGCGTCGGGAAGATATCCGCCGCCCTGAACATCGCAACTGGGGGCGGTGCGGAATCCGTCGAGGAGGGGCTGTAGCACCGTCAGCGCCGCCGGATAGTTCTCCAGTGAGACCTCGAGGAACCCCAGGATCAGGCTGGGCTCTTTGGCCAACAGTGGTGCCCCGATGCGATCGGCGGTATCGATCGAGGCCGCGACCGTTTGGCGTGCCTCGGTTTCGCGGCCGGTGTATGCCGCGACCGCGGCCTGGACCGTCCAGGCAGTGACTAACGCCAGCCGGCCATCCATCTGCTCGGCGCGCTCGACCGCCTCGCGTGCCGCAGCGTCTGCCTCCTGATAGCGGCCCGCCCACAGCGTGATCATGGAAATCCGAACGGCCGCCCAGAGAATGTCCACCTCGGTGCCGCCCTCGCGCAGCTGTTGCTGGAGCGCGCGCATCCGAGTGAGCGCGCTCTCGAGGTCACCGTGGTAGGCCGGCATCATTGCCGCGGCGCCGCTGGCCCGAAACCAGGTGGTGGCGCCGCCGTGCGCATCCTCCAGCTCCAGCGCGAGCTGCAGAGCTTCGCGATCTTCGCCGAGCCCTCGTGCGAATTTAGCGAAAACCATGATCGACAACGCCTGGCTCCGCAGATTCGGTACGCCGAGCTGGTCGGCGAGGGCGACGGCCTCCTCCGCACGTGCGACAGCGTCGTCGAGACGGTCGAGCATGGCCAGCGGCAGAATCATCCGCAGCAGGCACAGCAGTCGCAGCGCGGCGTTGTCGCCGGCCGCATCGGCCGCTGCGGCCATCGCCTCCGCGGACCCCACCGTGTCGTCGTCGTATCCCAGCACCGCACCCAACCACATCAGCGCCATCGACCGCAGCACCCCCGGGGGCGCATCCTGCAAGCTCGTCTGCAGATGCCGGCGTGCGGCAGCCAGCGATCCCGCGCGGAACTGCAACTCCCCGGCGCGGACCCGGCGCTGCGGGGTGCCACCGCCCAATTTGATTGCCAGCTCGATCAATTCGGCGGCGACTGCCGGTGCGCCTCGAGCGGACGTGGATTCGGCGGCCGCGTCGAGCGTCGACAAGGTGAGCTGATCGCCGCTGGTCGCGGACAGGGCCAAGTGGCGTGCCTTGATCTCGGGCTGATCGATGACGTCGGCGAGCCGGCGATGCATGGCCCGCCGCCGTGCGGGCGTGGCACCGGTGTAGACGCCGGTGGCGAACAGCGGATGGGTGAAACGCACCCGATTCCCGTCGAGCCCGACGATGGCGCGGCTTGCCGCCGAGTCCAGCAACTCGACGACGCGGGCTGCGGTCAAGCCGGCCCCCTGGGCGACCAATTCGACGGTCGGCGCCGCGGTGGACGCCGCCGCCAGCAATACCGTGGACTCCTCGTCGTCGGCGTCGCCGATTCGGCTGCGCACCAACGCCGACAGACTGTCCGGCAGATCGACGATGTCATCGGATTCACCGGTTGCGGTCCGCGCCGCGAGTTCAAGTGCGAAGAACGGGTTACCGCCGGAGATGTCGTGGATGCGGGTGATCGCCGGGCGTGGCAGCGTATGCCCCAGCCGCGTGGCGATCAGGGCATGCAAGCCGCCCAGGGGCATCGGTCGGATGCGCAGCCGGGTGAGGGCCTCCGGCCGGCGGAACTGCAGCCGCGATTGCATCTCGAGCGAGTCCGGCTCCCCGATGCGGAGGGTGGCCAACATTCCGGCTCGTCCGCTGAGGCGGCGGGCGGCATAGCTGATCACCGCCTTGCTGGAGCGATCCAGCCATTGCGCATCGTCGATCGCCAACAACACCGGCGCCTGGGCGCTGAGGTGCTCGATCACCGACAAGAAGGCCGTCGCGACCACACGTTCGTCGGTGACCGGGCCGTCGGTGACGTCACCGAGCTGCGCGCGCCCCAGGGCCAGTCGGTGCATGTCGGGCAACTGGGCCAGCGTCGCGTCACCGACTCCGCTTAACAGGTCAGCCACCGCCGAGTAGGCGTAGCTGACCTCGGCCGGCGACCCGCGAGCCGACATCACCTGGAAGCCGCGGGTCAGAGCTTGGTCGGTGGCGTCAAGCAACAACGTGGTCTTGCCGATGCCCGGCTCGCCCTCCAGCAACAACCCCGCTGGGCCGTCCCCAATGCGCGCAAGGAAATCCGATAACGCGCGGACTTCGGATTCCCTCCCCGCCAACCCTGCCGACACGATCAATATGGTCGCAACCAACGGCGGCGCGCGGAACCGGTTGACAGGGAATGCAACCGGCGTAACGTTCCCCTTAGCTGAATCTCATACTATTTTCAGTGGGTGGGGGCCGTCCGAGATGATTCGCATTGGCGTGACAGTGGCGATCGCGACGCTGCTGGAGCTGGCCATATTGCCCCTGGCAGCGGCACCGGCGGCGCGCGCCGATGTCGTCGACGAGGTGCTCGACCAGCTGCTGGCGCCGTTCGTCGACGCGGCAACCAACGGTCTTGATGGGGCGGCGTTGACGACGCCGGCGGCCTGGGACACCTTTTTCGACTCCGCCCATTGGGAGGCGGTCTTCGCGGACCTGGGATGGCCGGGTAGCGGCGACGCATCCACATTTGATGCGACGGCGTGGTTCGACGAGAACCTCTACACCCCACTGCACGACGGCATCGAGAACTGGATTCACAGTGCGACGCCCACCCCGCTGCTTGACGGGCTGAACCAGCTCAGCGAGGCGGTCGGTCTCGGGCCCATGGTGGCCGATGGAGCCGACGGCACGGCGCAGCACGTCGACGGCTATGCGGGCGGCTGGCTGTTCGGTGACGGCGGGGCCGGCTACGACGCCACCGGCGCCCAGGTCGCCGGCGGCGCGGGAGGTACGGCGGGACTCCTCGGCAATGGAGGTGTCGGCGGTGCCGGTGGAGCGGGCGCAGCCGGAGGCGCCGGTGGCGCGGGCGGGGTGTTGCTGGGTGTCGGCGGAGCAGGCGGAGCCGGTGGTGATGCATCGGGCGCGACCGGTGGTGTCGGCGGGGTCGGCGGCCACGCGGCCGGGGTGCTGTTCGGAATCGGCGGCGCGGGCGGGCACGGTGGCAGCGGGGCTGATGGGTCCCACGGCGGTGACGGTGGCGACGGTATCGGACTGCTGGGCAGCGGCGGTCACGGCGGTGACGGCGGCGACAGCGGAGTGGGCGGCCCTGCTACGGGCTTGCCGGCGCTGGGCGGTGCGGGCGGCAACGGCAGTGCGCTGGGCACGCACGGCGCGGTCGGCCACTTCGGAGCCGATCCCACCCGCGCCCCGGTGGGTCCGGCAGCTTTGGCCAGCACAGGCGGCTGGATCACCAACGCTGACGGGCAGGTCGTCATCCTGCACGGCCTCAACGAGGTGTACAAGCTTGCGCCCTATGAACCTTCGGCGATCGGATTCAGCGACGACGACGCGGCCTTCCTCGCCGACAACGGGTTCAACGTGGTGCGGCTGGGCGTTATCTGGGCCGGCGTGGAGCCGCAACCCGGCGTCTTCGACGACGCGTACCTCGCGTCGATCGCCCAGACCGTGCAGATCCTGCACAACCACGGCATCACCGCCATCCTCGACATGCACCAGGACGACTACGCCGGCAAGTTCGCCGGCGAAGGCGCCCCCGACTGGGCGGCACAAGACGGAGGTCTGCCCAACCTCGATTTCGGGTTCCTGCTCAACGGCCTGCTCAATCCCGCGAGCAACCACGCCTGGGATGCGTTCTGGTCCAACTCGCACGCGCCCGACCAAGTCGGGCTGCAGAACCACTACGCGCTGATGTGGGAGCACGTGGCCGACTACTTCAAAGGCAACCCCGGAGTGGCCGGCTACGGGATCATGAACGAACCGGCCGCGGGCTCCCAGACCCTGTCAAGCCTGTTCAACTCCCACTTCGGCACCCAAGAGCTGACACCGTTCTACAACCAGGTGGACGCCGCGATCCGCGCTGTCGACCCGCACACCCCGGTGTACTTCGAGCCCGAGGTCATCAACGGCATCGCGTTCCCGATCAACCTGGGCACGGTCGACGACCCCAACACCGTCTTCTCGTTTCACAACTATCTGGGCTACGTCGGACCGCTGACCGACATCGCCGTGAACAACGCCATCGCCTACGCGAACGCCCACGGCATCCCGTCGTTCATGAGCGAATTCGGCTCCGGCGGCAGCTTCGACACCATCGGTGCCACCATGGGAGCCGCCGACAAGAACTTCATCGGGTGGACCGAGTGGGAGTACAGCGACCGGGGTGACATCACCACCACCGGCGGTGGCCATGGGTGGCTGGTCCACGACCCCGCGGTGGCGCCGACCGGCGACAACGTGGACGCCGCGAAGTTGGGCCTGCTGGCCGAGCCGTATCCCCAGCTGGTCTCCGGCACCCCGACCTCCTGGTCCGTCGTCGACGGCGCCCTGCATTTCAGTTTTTCCACCGTGATGGCGAACGGGTCGGGCAGCTTCGCCGCCGGTTCCATCACCACCATTTCGGTGCCCACGCTCGCCTATCCCGACGGCTATGACGTCGTCGTCAACGGCGGGCACGTCGTCTCGGCGGCCAATGCGGCCGTACTGGCCGTCGCATCCGACTCCGGTGCCACCACCGTCTCGGTCGTGGTGAGTCCCGCGGCAGCGACGGGATAACACCGCCACCGCAAGGTGAAAGAGTCGGGCGCGCCGCCAGGGAAACGGGCAGACTCGGGGGCATGCCGGAGCTGCCCGAGGTCGAAGCACTCGCCGATCATCTACGTCGGCACGCCGTCGGTTGCACCATCGGCCGGATCGACGTGGCGGCACTGTCGGTGCTCAAGACCTTCGACCCGCCGCCGACAGCGTTGCACGGTAACGAGGTGACCGGCGCGCACCGCTGGGGCAAGTATCTGGGATTGCAGGCCGGTGAGCAGTTCTTGATCGCGCACCTGTCGCGGGCGGGCTGGCTGCGCTGGTCGGATCAGCTGGCGGCTGCGCCGCTGCGACCGGGTAAGGGACCGATCGCGCTGCGGGTGCACCTGGGCGTCCCGGGGCAGGCCCCCGGCTTCGATCTGACCGAAGCCGGCACCCAGAAGCGGCTGGCGGTCTGGTTGGTCGACGACCCGGTAAAGGTGCCGGGCATCGCCACACTGGGGCCGGATGCCCTGGCGATCGATGCCGACGAGCTGGCTGGACTGCTGGCCGGCAACACCGGTCGCATCAAAACCGTCCTGACCGATCAGAAGGTGATCGCCGGAATCGGCAACGCCTACAGCGACGAGATCCTGCACACCGCCCGGCTGTCCCCGTTCGCCACCGCCGGCAAACTGTCGACAGCTCAGCTGACCGCGTTGCACGAGGCCATCCACACCGTGCTGACCGACGCCGTCACCCGCTCGGTCGGTCAACAGGCCGCCACCTTGAAGGGGGAGAAGCGCTCCGGTCTGCGGGTTCACGCCCGAACCGGGCTGCCGTGCCCGGTGTGCGCCGACACTGTTCGGGAAATATCTTTCGCCGATAAGTCATTTCAGTACTGCCCGACCTGCCAGACCGGCGGCAAGGTACTGGCCGACCGACGGATGTCGCGACTGCTCAAGTAATTCCTCGGCGCGATTTCGGCAGGCTGCGACCGCCATTAAGCTGCCCTGGTGACCCGTCAGAGAATCCTCATCACCGGTGCCAGTTCAGGGCTGGGTGCCGGCATGGCTCGTGTTTTCGCTGCGCAGGGACGTGACCTGGCCCTGTGTGCCCGCCGGGCGGACCGGCTTGATGAACTGAAAGCCGAACTGACAGAAAAGTTTCCGGGAATCAATGTCGCGGTAGCTGCGCTGGATGTCAATGACCACGACGAAATACCCAAGGTGTTCAACCACTTCGTCGCAGAGCTGGGTGGAATTGACCGGGTCATCGTCAATGCCGGCATCGGCAAGGGCGCCCCGCTCGGATCCGGCAAGCTGTGGGCCAACAAAGCCACCGTTGAAACGAACTTGGTGGCCGCGCTGGTGCAGATCGAGACCGCGCTGGAGATATTCAAATCTGCCGGCAGCGGCCACCTGGTGCTGATCTCATCGGTGTTGGGGAACAAGGGCGTTCCGGGCGTGAAGGCGGCGTACGCCGCCAGCAAGGCCGGGGTGTCGTCGCTGGGAGAGTCGCTGCGTGCGGAGTACTCGCGCGGACCGATCAAGGTGACTGTGTTGGAACCGGGCTACATCGAATCGGAGATGACCGCGAAATCGGCGTCCACCATGTTGATGGTGGACAACGAATCCGGGGTCAAGGCCATGGTGCGTGCCATCGAACGCGAAACCGGCCGCGCCGTCGTCCCGTCCTGGCCGTGGGCCCCGCTGGTATGGCTGCTGCGCCGATTGCCGCCGCAGTACACCAAACGCTTCGCGTGATCGGCTTCTGCTGGGGTCAGCGGGTCATCCACTCCAGGGCTTTGGCTCGCCGGCGGTAGATCAGCAGCACCGCCTTGGCGATCAAGAACGCCACGGCCACCCCCATCAGAAGCGTGGACACGGCGTAGGCGCCGTACTCGGCCCCGCGGTGGTAGCGGTCGTTGACCAACAAGGTCAGGGTCTGCGAGTGTCCCGGCAGGTTCGATGACACCATGATGACCGCGCCGAACTCGCCGAGTGTGCGCGCCGTGGTCAAGACCACGCCGTAGGTCAGTCCCCACCGGATCGATGGCAGCGTGGCCCGCCAAAGCGTCTGCCACGCATTGGAGCCCAGCGTTGCTGCGGCCTGCTCCTGTTCGATTCCGATCTCCACGAGCACCGGCTGGACCTCGCGCACAACGAACGGCAGCGTGACGAAGATGCTGGCCAG
The window above is part of the Mycolicibacter sp. MU0102 genome. Proteins encoded here:
- a CDS encoding AAA family ATPase; translation: MRPGLADRKAETSAVCAFLDAVLTEPATLLLEGEAGIGKSTLLWEAAAAAADRGYQVLSAAGAPTEVRYAYAAVADLLGGVDAEVLAQLPDEQRAAVDRILLGGGDGPASDERMVATAFLAVLRRLSSVAPVLLCIDDVQWLDMSSQMAIGFAERRLTGRIGLLLAVRTGAMGAADMSWLNPVRPEAVARLRIAPLTLGGVHALISARLGHTMPRPSITRIHEISGGNPFFALELARFIAEDPTRAAVELPDALAALVGHHIGRSDDNDVAAVLLAAACAASPTVERVSLATGIGSDRVVELVESEHASGVVEIDGSRIRFHHPLFATGVYSAAGPAARRAMHRRLAETVEEAELTARHLALAATSADPQVLQALDEAAAVTRARGAPAVAAELIELAINLGGDTPLRRMGAAEQHFRAGAIAPTRAHLQAILDGSSSPPELRCLSMIALAAVTGYDGSLVTAAELLAQAIDQSADNPVLQLQARLLLVPLARVIGNGQESVDLARVAVAQADQLGIPGLRSQALTIQALVRLWHGLGLDPPTLQLALELEDPNGGPAATYRAGTVAPVIRSWTGELNDAPNQIRTIRHRLLESGTETDILWMADYATMVELWLGHYAVAGAIADEAVQRAEQMGAAMVLVCAWARRAAVASYTGALDVARRAAGAVIDTCLASGDLMHRQSATATLGFLDVSLGDHASAITTLAPLVTAFDPDHDTEMVVGAYLPDAVEALTALGRLDEAEPLIVALETNGARLDRPWMLAMGARGRSHWLAARGELDAAERTAIEALLHHGRLPMPFETARTQLLLGQVQRRRRRKQDAQASLGTALATFERLGAPLWAHRARAELDRMTAAASGAGLTTAERRVADRAAAGLSNKQIAAELFIAEKTVEMTLSTVYRKLGIRSRAGLFAALNSGDVQGKP
- a CDS encoding phage holin family protein, which produces MGPFLLRAALTGLALWIVTQIVPGIEIVGGDTTLQRVGIIFVIALIFGLVNAFIKPVVQLLSIPLYIVTLGLFHIVVNALMLWITAWITDKTAKHWGLYIADFWWDAIWAAIVLSLVGWVLSLVAGRIAR
- a CDS encoding helix-turn-helix transcriptional regulator → MSAGLAGRESEVRALSDFLARIGDGPAGLLLEGEPGIGKTTLLLDATDQALTRGFQVMSARGSPAEVSYAYSAVADLLSGVGDATLAQLPDMHRLALGRAQLGDVTDGPVTDERVVATAFLSVIEHLSAQAPVLLAIDDAQWLDRSSKAVISYAARRLSGRAGMLATLRIGEPDSLEMQSRLQFRRPEALTRLRIRPMPLGGLHALIATRLGHTLPRPAITRIHDISGGNPFFALELAARTATGESDDIVDLPDSLSALVRSRIGDADDEESTVLLAAASTAAPTVELVAQGAGLTAARVVELLDSAASRAIVGLDGNRVRFTHPLFATGVYTGATPARRRAMHRRLADVIDQPEIKARHLALSATSGDQLTLSTLDAAAESTSARGAPAVAAELIELAIKLGGGTPQRRVRAGELQFRAGSLAAARRHLQTSLQDAPPGVLRSMALMWLGAVLGYDDDTVGSAEAMAAAADAAGDNAALRLLCLLRMILPLAMLDRLDDAVARAEEAVALADQLGVPNLRSQALSIMVFAKFARGLGEDREALQLALELEDAHGGATTWFRASGAAAMMPAYHGDLESALTRMRALQQQLREGGTEVDILWAAVRISMITLWAGRYQEADAAAREAVERAEQMDGRLALVTAWTVQAAVAAYTGRETEARQTVAASIDTADRIGAPLLAKEPSLILGFLEVSLENYPAALTVLQPLLDGFRTAPSCDVQGGGYLPDAIETLTALGHLDDAQYLVDTLEQHGTIHDWPWTLAVAARGRAHVLAARGELPAALAALDRAMTQHARLPMPFEQARTQLLLGTVQRRRRRQSSATASLRAALQIFQQLGAPLWAARAQAELGRIDQTHGATATLTVAEHRVAVLAAGGMSNKQIAAQLYISAKTVEMNLSRVYRKLGIRSRAGLSAALAGAQAADDD
- a CDS encoding cellulase family glycosylhydrolase — protein: MTVAIATLLELAILPLAAAPAARADVVDEVLDQLLAPFVDAATNGLDGAALTTPAAWDTFFDSAHWEAVFADLGWPGSGDASTFDATAWFDENLYTPLHDGIENWIHSATPTPLLDGLNQLSEAVGLGPMVADGADGTAQHVDGYAGGWLFGDGGAGYDATGAQVAGGAGGTAGLLGNGGVGGAGGAGAAGGAGGAGGVLLGVGGAGGAGGDASGATGGVGGVGGHAAGVLFGIGGAGGHGGSGADGSHGGDGGDGIGLLGSGGHGGDGGDSGVGGPATGLPALGGAGGNGSALGTHGAVGHFGADPTRAPVGPAALASTGGWITNADGQVVILHGLNEVYKLAPYEPSAIGFSDDDAAFLADNGFNVVRLGVIWAGVEPQPGVFDDAYLASIAQTVQILHNHGITAILDMHQDDYAGKFAGEGAPDWAAQDGGLPNLDFGFLLNGLLNPASNHAWDAFWSNSHAPDQVGLQNHYALMWEHVADYFKGNPGVAGYGIMNEPAAGSQTLSSLFNSHFGTQELTPFYNQVDAAIRAVDPHTPVYFEPEVINGIAFPINLGTVDDPNTVFSFHNYLGYVGPLTDIAVNNAIAYANAHGIPSFMSEFGSGGSFDTIGATMGAADKNFIGWTEWEYSDRGDITTTGGGHGWLVHDPAVAPTGDNVDAAKLGLLAEPYPQLVSGTPTSWSVVDGALHFSFSTVMANGSGSFAAGSITTISVPTLAYPDGYDVVVNGGHVVSAANAAVLAVASDSGATTVSVVVSPAAATG
- a CDS encoding Fpg/Nei family DNA glycosylase — encoded protein: MPELPEVEALADHLRRHAVGCTIGRIDVAALSVLKTFDPPPTALHGNEVTGAHRWGKYLGLQAGEQFLIAHLSRAGWLRWSDQLAAAPLRPGKGPIALRVHLGVPGQAPGFDLTEAGTQKRLAVWLVDDPVKVPGIATLGPDALAIDADELAGLLAGNTGRIKTVLTDQKVIAGIGNAYSDEILHTARLSPFATAGKLSTAQLTALHEAIHTVLTDAVTRSVGQQAATLKGEKRSGLRVHARTGLPCPVCADTVREISFADKSFQYCPTCQTGGKVLADRRMSRLLK
- a CDS encoding SDR family oxidoreductase — translated: MTRQRILITGASSGLGAGMARVFAAQGRDLALCARRADRLDELKAELTEKFPGINVAVAALDVNDHDEIPKVFNHFVAELGGIDRVIVNAGIGKGAPLGSGKLWANKATVETNLVAALVQIETALEIFKSAGSGHLVLISSVLGNKGVPGVKAAYAASKAGVSSLGESLRAEYSRGPIKVTVLEPGYIESEMTAKSASTMLMVDNESGVKAMVRAIERETGRAVVPSWPWAPLVWLLRRLPPQYTKRFA
- the cysW gene encoding sulfate ABC transporter permease subunit CysW, which produces MEKRHLLRFTVLTYIGVMLIAPVSVILYRTFEHGLAHFWAWISTPAAVSALKLSLLLVVIVVPLNALFGVSTSILLVRNKFRGRSILQAILDLPFAVSPIIVGVALIALWGSSGALGFVENNLGFKIIFGLPGMVLASIFVTLPFVVREVQPVLVEIGIEQEQAAATLGSNAWQTLWRATLPSIRWGLTYGVVLTTARTLGEFGAVIMVSSNLPGHSQTLTLLVNDRYHRGAEYGAYAVSTLLMGVAVAFLIAKAVLLIYRRRAKALEWMTR